CAGCCCTGCCTGCTCAACCGGCAGGGCGTGCTGCAGGGCGGCGTGCTGTCCACCCTGCTGGATGTGGCCTGCGGCTACGCGGGTCTCTACAGCCCGCCGGGGCACGAACCCCTGCACGGCCACACCGTCTCGCTCACGGTGAACTTCATCAACAAGGGCGCCAGCGGCGTGGTGGTGGCCAAGGGCTTTCTGGTGCAGCGCGCGCGCACGCTGTTCTTTGCGCGCGGCGAGGCCTGGCTCGACGGCACCCTGCTGCTGGCGAGCGCACAAGGCAGCTTCAAACTCACGGGACGCGCGCGATGACCGCTCACCGCGCCGCGCCGGGCCCAGCCTGCCGCTACCATTGCGCCGCTGGGTCAATAGGGAATGCAGGGTTGGAAGAGCGCAGGGATCATCCCGCGCCGACACATCGACGCCGGACGGAAGAAGCCGGGCCGCAGCACTTGAGAGCCCCCGCATGAGACCCTTCATTCCTTCCTTGCAGAGCCTGCTGGCATTCGAGTCCGCAGCGCGTCACCTGAGCTTCACGCGCGCCGCGCAAGAGCTGTCGGTCACGCAGACCGCCATCAGCCACCAGATCAAGGCTCTCGAGGACCGGCTGGAGATCAAGCTGTTCACCCGCAAGCGCAACACCCTGGCGCTCACCCCCGCGGCCACGGAGTACCTGCGCTCGGTGAGTGAAGCCATCAGCATGCTGGCCATCGCCAGCGACAACACGCGCAAGAAGGTGGTGAACACGGTGCTGGTCATCGCCTGCCTGCCGGCCTATGCGGTGCACTGCCTGATCCCGCGCCTGCCCGATTTCCAGCGCCGCCACCCGGACATCACGGTGCACCTGTCCACCAGCGCCAACTTCGACGAGTTCGACAACAACACGCACGACGTGTCGATCCGCTACGGCTCGGGCCGCTGGAGCGGCATGCGTGCGGACCTGCTGCACGGCGAGACCTTCTTCCCGGTCTGCTCCCCGCAGTTGCTGGAAAGCCTGGGCAGCGAGGGCAGCGAGGCGGAGCGGCTGGCCCGCTTCGTGCGGATCCGCACCTACTTCTACTCGCTTTACCAGGACGACTGGCCCGCCTGGCTCGATGCCGCGGGGCACAGCCACGTGCGTTTCGCGGGCGAGTCCGTGTTCCAGTTGCAGCTCACCTCGCAAGCTGCGGCCGTGGAAGGTATGGGCCTGGCCATCGGACGCACGCCGCTGATCGACCGCGACCTGGCCCGGGGCACCCTGGTGGCCCCCTTCGGCACACGCGTGGCGTCCAGTTCCAGCTACTTCCTCGCCTCGACCGCGGCCAAGTCCAAGCT
This is a stretch of genomic DNA from Hydrogenophaga crocea. It encodes these proteins:
- a CDS encoding LysR substrate-binding domain-containing protein, with amino-acid sequence MRPFIPSLQSLLAFESAARHLSFTRAAQELSVTQTAISHQIKALEDRLEIKLFTRKRNTLALTPAATEYLRSVSEAISMLAIASDNTRKKVVNTVLVIACLPAYAVHCLIPRLPDFQRRHPDITVHLSTSANFDEFDNNTHDVSIRYGSGRWSGMRADLLHGETFFPVCSPQLLESLGSEGSEAERLARFVRIRTYFYSLYQDDWPAWLDAAGHSHVRFAGESVFQLQLTSQAAAVEGMGLAIGRTPLIDRDLARGTLVAPFGTRVASSSSYFLASTAAKSKLRRVELFREWALANLSLPKADGASA
- a CDS encoding PaaI family thioesterase; the encoded protein is MQAPRSPHAGSAHHDAPESVVDNPFLELIGVRQTQWCEGYAEFELPVQPCLLNRQGVLQGGVLSTLLDVACGYAGLYSPPGHEPLHGHTVSLTVNFINKGASGVVVAKGFLVQRARTLFFARGEAWLDGTLLLASAQGSFKLTGRAR